DNA sequence from the Daphnia pulex isolate KAP4 chromosome 8, ASM2113471v1 genome:
AAGGAGAACTGGCCGGCAGGGTGGGTGACAAATATCATGCTAGTGATGTCATCGCCAGTGTAACAGACTGTCGACTTGAGGACTGGAACCTGGATAAAGTTGGAATTGGAAAATTGGATTGAGAAGTGGTTTTGCAAGAATTTTTGAAGAGGTCAGTAGATCAATTCAAAACCAATTACCTTTGACCTACACTTCATTTATGTAATGGAAATTAAATATGGGTAGAAACTGGTTACTATTCCATGTCCTTCAGACCACCTCATGGTAAATACCCAAGTTCGTTGAAACTTGTTTATGGGTGATAGTGGTGCAACATTATGGCTGCTTGCTTCGCCTTTCTCAACCTTGGGAATAAAAGTTCAGAAGTTAGATTTCGTAAATAGTGTCAAAcgttttgaaatgatttggaTTGGCAAGGAGCAAGAATAaagtacaaaaatatttattgagtTACCAATTGTAAAGCAGCAGCGACTGGAATACCTTCCATAGTGGTGATATGGTGGCAGTTCCTCATTACCTTTCTCCTTTCACTCTTTCAgcatagataaagaagactgGTTTCGCATGTGCtatccttttagccctatccctactgACCCCGAGTTCTTGGAGTGCTTGTAGTGCCTCTAGCGGACAAAGTActgtactgcaccgaggctacgaagggttttgcagacgaagattgttttccttctgtcttggtaaaattcttttctggcgtttaatagttttaggtaattttgccttacaaatttttattaagaagtcaaattgtatttaattttgacatttgctaattacaaaagcagagaaatcaattgaatcattgcaattgaatagaagtaagcagagtgtagagatgaaaacgtacactagagggcaggacAAGTAGTCCAAGATTGGAgaaatcggaggaagggtagcaagaatgttggcgacagttggccatgttaattttcttatgaagAGCATAaaccagtggtctttgtctATGCTTTCAGCATagcaaaaacataaaaatcgaaaatacATTCTACCAACCGGCAAAAGGCGAGAAACCACAATCCGGGCGTGCTGTCACTTCTCATGATGAATGCCGGCAGCCATCTTGAAAGGAACGATCGCAACATTGCCATTTGTAGTTATGAAATTAATTAGAAACGTCGGCAACTCTGCAAAGCGGTAAGTTCAAAGCGGCTGAAGTCTGACTGcacaaaatgtcaaaatgtttagtttaacgactcatttttaaataattttaaaataattgtgttgTCAGCTGATGGATGACTGTGCTCCTGTATCTTTGTCTTTATATGTAGATAGACAGCAGTCTCTCTGCCGTTTACAATTAGGATAAAGAATCACAACCAAGAGACAGGATCTGGTTAACATAAACTTACGTTGTTGTTAGTTGGTATCGATGAATAatgaagataaaataaaagctgtttaaaattttgaccAATTAATCCTCTCACTTACTGACACGCAGCGCTGTGTCAAAGAAGTGACACCTGTGCGCCGTAAAACGTTTGGACTTTGAAATTCTTATCTTGGATGAGCTGAAAAGTAAACATCTCTCTACCTTCAAGATAACAAATGATAGGACGGACTAGCGACACACAACAATGCGTAAATCAACAAAGATTACTCTAGTCATAtcccattttttaatataaattgCGACGTATCTTCAAGTGGGAAACGGGCGAGGGGGGATCACATTCGATATTTATTAAGAGAATTGAAAAGAATGTCTCCTGTGTCAGTTTGCACATTGATCCGTTCAAGTGTTTTGGTGGTTCTACTTTGGTCGACGTGTTCGTATTGTGCAGTTCCTACATCGGAGGAAAAATATGTAAGAACAAAATCTTGATCTATTTTAGCCAATATGATTTCATATATCTTGTTGACTCTCACCTATCTGTTAATTTTGTGATAAAGGCTCACTTGGAATCAAAAATAGCTCAACTTGAGGCTAGACTTGATCACTTCGAGAATGTGATTAAAGTTAAAGATCACCAACATGTAAGTATTCCTGAATGTTGTGTTTCTGAGCGAGTGtttctgatttaaaaaattctacaaATCAAAAGGACATTTTGGCGGAAAACGTTTCTCAACTTCAACTTGCCCTACAACACGAACGTCAAACTACCTCCAAATTAGTTACGTCAATCAACGTTAATGATAGAAGCAATCAACTGGCAGTGGAGAGAACCGTAGCGCGGACATGTCAAGAGGCCATTTTAGCGGATTCGTCGCTCAATTCCGGCATGTACTGGATTGATCCTGATGGACAGGGATATGGAGATGCCCCGATCTACGTTTATTGCGACATGAGCAAAGGTAAAAGATTTGTATTTTCCTCGACTTTATAAACCGAAAAAACAGCTTTAGTTTTTCTAAAACAGGAACGACATCCATTTCTCACGACACCGAATCGGCCATGGACGTTGGAAACTGCGCTGCTGAAGGATGTTATTCAAGGGCGGTAAACTACAACGCAACTAGTAGGCAAATGTCAGCACTGGCCGATTTGTCCGTTGAATGCCATCAGTCAATTAAAGTGAGTTTATAAAGCAATCAATAATTGAAAGGTTCACGAGACAATTATTTTGGTACTTTAACCAAATAGTACGAATGCAGTCAGGCCCCGTTCGAGTTAAACGGCATAACATATTCCTGGTGGAACGACAAAAACGGCaacgagaaatatttttgggcCGGAATGAACACAGACGGTCACACCTGCCAGTGCGGAATCGACGTAAATTGTGTGGAAGCGTCCACCAAGTGCAACTGCGATTCCGCTGCAGCAGCGCTACAAGTCGACGATGGTAGgatcattttatttgaaagcTGAATCTCCGATCAAGTTAATGACTTTGCCAAACAATGAGCAGGAGTCGTGTCcgataaatttgttttgccCGTCACTCGGCTGAATTTCGGTGGGACTCAAAATGCAGCAGCTGTTCATACACTGGGTCGGTTTGAATGTTCAGGAAAGGAGACTGTCAGTGGAATGCCGAGATCATGCCTTGACCTGTGGCGGATTGGACACATTCTGAGTGGACTGCATTCCGTCATGGGCACCAACATGGTCGAAAGTGTTTACTGCGACTTTACAAAAATTCCTAGCGATGCCGGTACAGTTTCGACTATAACACACTACAAATGATTTGCTCATTTTAAACTTAACTGTGATTGATAGGTTTTCAGGAGTGGATTGGCTACGTCGATGTCAAATCATCGCCCACGTACTTTTACGTTCAGAAAACCTCGAATTTCGACGCAACAAATACTCCGATTCCATTCgagatttcaaaattgaacgTCGGAAACGCAATGAATTTGGCGTCTGGTAAATTCACGGCACCGCGAGCTGGCACTTATTACTTCTCCTTCAGTGGATTGGTAAGTTTTCCAGTGACAGGCTCAAGCGAAGTCTATTTGGGAGTGGAACTGCTTTTAAACGGCGCAGCGGTTGGGCTGGGGACTACTGACGAAGCCAATACGATTAATAGTCAACTGACTCCAATTTCCTTGCATTCTACACTTCGCTTAAATTCGGGAGATCAAATTTGGTTACAGATTAATGAAATATCACCACAAGCGTATCTGTATGACAAAGCAAATTGGCAAAGCACTCATTTTACgggatggattctagaggaaGAACTTGTGAATTAACCGTAAATGGAGTTAATAACTGCAATACATGTTCTGAATTCGGAATAAAACTTGTTCTCATGGAAATTGTCTGTGGgagccaaacaaaaattacgcTGAGCCTGagcaataataaataatgaacaaagaaaaatgtcaagaaGCCTAGTCCAACACAATTATCCTTCGCCATATTCGACAGTATAGTGCGTATGgactatttatttattacaataTAGTTACTATCCTCGCTAAATCAGATGCCCACCATTcgttaataaataataatacacggAAACACGATCAAGTGCAAATGGTAGttaacgaaaaagaaataataatgctGTTTGATACACTGGTAGCAGTACTTGTGTAACTAATTCTGTTCGACATCGAATAACCGACAGATGAGCGGATTTCCCAATAGATAAATATGTACACAATGGCCTTTATTTGACCTACGTATCTTGAGGAAAATATACGTGTGTAGAAATAAAACTTCCCCTTCTTGCAAGATAAGAAATGAGGGCAGATGAGATTGACAGGTCAGTAGTCAACAAGAGAAAGATAATTTGTTCATTTCGCTTGATTTTATTGGCGATACAAAAAGGATAAATCTTCAGTTGAGAAAGCGGATTCAGTCGAGTTTGTTTcagggagaaaataaaaatgtcgcTGAAGTTGTCAATCACCACACTCATCCATTTAAGTGTTCTGGTGGCATTGATAAGGCCGACCTGTTCGAGCGGTGCAGCCCTTTCTTTAGAAGAAAAGTTCAGCGATTGGCAGAACAACATGTAAGCAAACCATATGATTGAACTCATCAGAATTcctaacaaaatttaaattgaaacggTAGTCAAACTTTTAACTATTTCGTACCATTTCAATAAAGGCCAACTTGGAAGCAAAAATGGCCAAACTTGAGGCCAAAGACAGTCAATTGGAGGCTCTGATTCAGCTCAAAGATCAACGGCACGTAAGTCTATTCGTCTATATAATCTTGGCTTCAACTGAATTGCATTGCGATTAATAACGTGATGACAATAGGACatgttggaagaaaaaatatcgcgTCTAGAGTTGGCACTAAAGGTTCAACGCGAAACAAACTCCGAATCAGCTCTATtgaaaacagagaaagaaatcGGCCGTCAAGTAGCTGGTAAAAGTGCCATGCCGCGGACGTGTCAAGATGCCCGTTCAGCGGATCCATCGCTCAGTTCCGGCATGTACTGGATTGATCCCGACGGGCAAGGAGTTGGAGATGCCCCAATTCAAGTCTATTGTGACATGGcatcaggtaaaaaaaagagagcgacTACTCAATTTGacagaaatagaaatttttttattcggttGGTTTTGAAAAAAGGTTCGACTTCCGTTTTACACGACAGCGAATCGCCTATGGACGTGGGTCACTGTACTGATCCTGGATGTTATTCAAGAGCAGTGAACTACAGCGCAACTAGTAGGCAAATGTCAGCACTGGTCGAGTTGTCAAACGAATGTCACCAATCAATTAAAGTgagttcaaaaaaataaaataccaaatgTTTTAATGTAAAATTCTAGTTTTACAAATTCCGTGTTGCCTTTGAAATAGTACGACTGTTATTTCGCAATATTTGAGTTCGACAACATCGCCTATTCCTGGTGGAACGATAAAAACGGCaacgagaaatatttttgggcCGGAATGAACACAGACGTCCACACCTGCCAGTGCGGAATCGACGGAAATTGTGTCGAAGCTTCTACCAAGTGCAACTGCGATTCCTCTGCACCTGTGCAACTAGTCGACGATGGTAAAATCACCTTACATAAAGCTAACATTCTCTCATTTTAATGGCATGTGAACACATTTAATATGCAGGTGTTATCGCTGACAAGAGTGTTTTGCCCATCACTCGCTTAAACTTTGGCCGGACTCAACTTGCAAGTTCTTCCGGCGTTCACACACTGGGTCGGTTTGAATGTACAGGGCAAGTGACGGTCAGTGGAATGGCGACATCATGTCTAGATCTGTGGCGCATCGGACACACCCTGAGTGGATTGTATTCCGTTGTGGGCACCAACATGGTCGAAAGTGTTTACTGCGACTTTACAAAAATTCCTAGCGATGTCGGTAAAGTTTCGACTATAACACACAACAAATGATTTGCTCATTTAAAACTTATCGGTGACTGATAGGTTTTCAGAAATGGATTGGCTACGTCGATGTCAAATCATCGCCCACGTATTTTTACGTTCAGAAAAACTCGAATTTCAACACAACAAATACTCCGATTCCattcgaaatttcaaaattgaacgTCGGAAACGCGATGAATTTGGCGTCCGGTAAATTCACGGCACCGCGAGCTGGCACTTATTACTTCTCCTTCACCGGATTGGTAAGTTTTCCAGTGATAGCCTCAGGCGAAGTCTATTTGGGAGTGGAACTGCTTTTAAACGACGCAGCGGTTGGGCTGGGGACTACTGACGAAGCCAACACGATAAACAGTCAATTAACTCCATTTACCTTCCATTCTACACTTCACTTAAATTTGGGAGATCAAATTTGGTTACGGATTAAGCACATGACACCAGGAGCGTATCTGCATGACACACCAAATTGGCAAGGCACTCATTTTACGGGATGGATTTTAGAAGAAGACATTGTAAATTCACTGTAAATGATGTCAATATGTAACACACATATACTGCGGATATCCCATAGAGTAAACAGTCGAGGCATAATGTTTTGGTGACAAGATgtgtaaaatcaaattttcattccgCAATGACCAAgtacaataaatttttaaacaggGATCTTCTATTGCTGTTGCTCACAGACAGTCTTAATCATTGCACTCACTTTACGGGTTGCTTATTAGAAGACATTTGGAAATCGCTGTGAATGATGTACCGGTAGTCAAATAGTGACGAGAAAATAAAGGTGTAAGAACACTTTCCGTCTAAGAAAACGGGCAACTTTTAACTTGCATATTGTTTCAACATGAAAACAGCATATGTGAAAAAAAACTCTATTAGTAATTATTAATCATTAAGtctgaaatgaattaaataatctACTGCatggaaacaagaaaaagtctaATACTCCACACCAAGATTATCAACAGATGCAATCTGCACATTTTCGTTttgcatttatttaaaaaataccactGTGCTGTCAGTCCAGCAAAGGtgtgaagataaaaaaaaaaacgcttttcGATAACATGTACATGGCCGAAAGTGAACATGACCGTGAAACCACCAGCATTTTAGGGCGTGGCTTTTCTACGACACAATCGAACAAGCAACTCAATCTAAAGGGGAAATGTACCTATGAATCGTCAAACGTGCACATAACCTTCATACTTCTAAGGGAGCAAAAGTATATGCagcaaat
Encoded proteins:
- the LOC124199272 gene encoding contactin-associated protein-like 4; the encoded protein is MSPVSVCTLIRSSVLVVLLWSTCSYCAVPTSEEKYAHLESKIAQLEARLDHFENVIKVKDHQHDILAENVSQLQLALQHERQTTSKLVTSINVNDRSNQLAVERTVARTCQEAILADSSLNSGMYWIDPDGQGYGDAPIYVYCDMSKGTTSISHDTESAMDVGNCAAEGCYSRAVNYNATSRQMSALADLSVECHQSIKYECSQAPFELNGITYSWWNDKNGNEKYFWAGMNTDGHTCQCGIDVNCVEASTKCNCDSAAAALQVDDGVVSDKFVLPVTRLNFGGTQNAAAVHTLGRFECSGKETVSGMPRSCLDLWRIGHILSGLHSVMGTNMVESVYCDFTKIPSDAGFQEWIGYVDVKSSPTYFYVQKTSNFDATNTPIPFEISKLNVGNAMNLASGKFTAPRAGTYYFSFSGLVSFPVTGSSEVYLGVELLLNGAAVGLGTTDEANTINSQLTPISLHSTLRLNSGDQIWLQINEISPQAYLYDKANWQSTHFTGWILEEELVN
- the LOC124199278 gene encoding uncharacterized protein LOC124199278, translated to MAKLEAKDSQLEALIQLKDQRHDMLEEKISRLELALKVQRETNSESALLKTEKEIGRQVAGKSAMPRTCQDARSADPSLSSGMYWIDPDGQGVGDAPIQVYCDMASGSTSVLHDSESPMDVGHCTDPGCYSRAVNYSATSRQMSALVELSNECHQSIKYDCYFAIFEFDNIAYSWWNDKNGNEKYFWAGMNTDVHTCQCGIDGNCVEASTKCNCDSSAPVQLVDDGVIADKSVLPITRLNFGRTQLASSSGVHTLGRFECTGQVTVSGMATSCLDLWRIGHTLSGLYSVVGTNMVESVYCDFTKIPSDVGFQKWIGYVDVKSSPTYFYVQKNSNFNTTNTPIPFEISKLNVGNAMNLASGKFTAPRAGTYYFSFTGLVSFPVIASGEVYLGVELLLNDAAVGLGTTDEANTINSQLTPFTFHSTLHLNLGDQIWLRIKHMTPGAYLHDTPNWQGTHFTGWILEEDIVNSL